From a region of the Fibrobacter sp. UWB16 genome:
- a CDS encoding PorV/PorQ family protein, translating to MRKSLLSAILLAPAMALAAGSAIITLQMPVGARQLGMGEVGAALADDATAMYYNPAGLAFGPLADEWRSSYSADAKKTPFFTHMASRSKNGFFDKSELWAGTTQGILKFDGEQWVDYYSVTLQGNAKIKDAVRTYIGTERGLDEYTRVVKAFNDVKNADDESHVVEVKMPWNLVVKDTITAVLYESLTEKLWVGTPKGLFRFDGKGWKTFDKELGEHRVTALAKQGASLWIGTDNGLFVYRNGAFEQKGKVLPSQKINALVWSENRKELYVAVDGAGVARLTPKKSANDKDRWSLFNQEDGIMDLNPTALAVDSSGHVWATHKGGLSHFTLRKWEQVQFANNTVNDVSVDRKGAIWIATDLGVWRHLPDYATASGRKAELERSSKEDPEATKRDDEWTHYHQGNGLSTNKVWAVLPEGNDVWFSTANGMEQYKDADYQLTAFYEKLLPVLNIPDLYHLYGGMTIPLNDWGTLGVHVNFVSFGSTVVSGDLDADDLVAYNSSEIVGGVSYGTRFPNDWGLGLSIKFFYSDLSSGASAGEEEATTFGYAFDIGVLKKNFIVPKLNIALVLANIGPSVYYVDKTIEDPIPLTWRFGLSYEILSMADYKWTVAFDYNREVVIDDDKGDPEPFYIACWKSIVDPEDQTVNSFLQGVFNFGTEFIYSNTIALRLGYLYDRMGKRNEVDFGVGVMLSDVLQFDWATIKNVGKSDGVRDGQMRFGLLFKF from the coding sequence TTGCGTAAGTCACTATTATCTGCTATTCTTTTGGCACCGGCCATGGCGCTCGCCGCCGGTTCGGCCATTATCACCCTCCAGATGCCTGTTGGCGCTCGCCAGCTAGGTATGGGCGAAGTCGGAGCAGCACTCGCCGATGATGCAACCGCCATGTACTACAACCCGGCAGGTCTTGCATTCGGACCTCTAGCCGACGAATGGCGCAGCTCCTACAGCGCAGATGCGAAAAAGACGCCGTTCTTTACGCACATGGCATCCCGCTCCAAGAACGGATTCTTCGACAAAAGCGAACTTTGGGCTGGTACAACCCAGGGCATTCTCAAGTTCGACGGAGAACAGTGGGTCGACTACTACTCTGTCACGTTGCAGGGCAACGCCAAGATCAAGGACGCCGTCCGCACCTACATCGGAACCGAACGCGGCCTCGATGAATACACCCGAGTTGTGAAGGCTTTCAACGACGTGAAGAACGCCGATGACGAATCCCACGTGGTCGAAGTCAAGATGCCTTGGAACCTGGTCGTCAAGGACACCATTACAGCAGTCCTCTACGAGAGCCTGACCGAAAAGCTCTGGGTCGGAACTCCGAAGGGTCTCTTCCGTTTTGACGGCAAGGGCTGGAAAACATTCGACAAGGAACTCGGCGAACATCGTGTGACCGCACTCGCCAAGCAGGGCGCCTCGCTTTGGATCGGTACGGACAACGGCCTTTTCGTCTACCGCAATGGCGCCTTCGAACAGAAGGGCAAGGTTCTCCCGAGCCAAAAGATTAACGCACTCGTCTGGTCCGAAAACCGCAAAGAACTTTACGTGGCAGTCGATGGTGCTGGAGTCGCCCGCCTCACCCCCAAAAAGAGCGCCAACGACAAGGACCGCTGGAGCCTGTTCAACCAGGAAGACGGCATCATGGACTTGAATCCGACAGCTCTCGCCGTCGATAGCTCGGGCCACGTCTGGGCAACCCACAAGGGCGGTCTCTCCCACTTCACGCTCCGCAAGTGGGAACAGGTGCAGTTTGCCAACAACACTGTAAACGATGTTTCCGTGGACCGCAAGGGCGCCATCTGGATTGCAACCGATCTCGGTGTCTGGCGTCACCTGCCGGACTACGCCACCGCTAGTGGCCGTAAGGCAGAACTCGAACGCAGCTCCAAGGAAGATCCAGAAGCCACCAAGCGCGATGACGAATGGACGCACTACCACCAGGGCAACGGCCTTTCGACCAACAAGGTCTGGGCAGTGCTCCCCGAAGGAAACGACGTGTGGTTCAGCACCGCAAACGGCATGGAACAGTACAAGGACGCTGACTACCAGCTCACGGCCTTCTACGAAAAGCTTTTGCCTGTTTTGAACATTCCGGACCTTTACCACCTCTACGGCGGTATGACCATTCCGCTGAACGACTGGGGAACGCTCGGTGTTCATGTGAACTTCGTCTCGTTCGGTTCGACAGTCGTTTCTGGCGACCTCGACGCCGATGACCTCGTGGCCTACAACAGTTCCGAAATCGTCGGTGGCGTGAGCTACGGTACCCGCTTCCCGAACGACTGGGGCCTCGGCCTCTCCATCAAGTTCTTCTATTCTGACCTGAGTTCTGGCGCATCCGCCGGCGAAGAAGAAGCGACCACGTTTGGTTACGCATTCGACATCGGCGTTTTGAAAAAGAACTTCATCGTGCCGAAGCTCAACATCGCACTCGTTCTTGCAAATATCGGTCCGAGCGTGTACTACGTGGACAAGACGATTGAAGACCCGATTCCGCTCACTTGGCGCTTTGGACTTTCTTACGAAATTCTTAGCATGGCCGATTACAAGTGGACCGTCGCATTCGACTACAACCGCGAAGTCGTGATTGACGATGACAAGGGCGATCCGGAACCGTTCTACATCGCCTGCTGGAAGTCGATTGTCGATCCTGAAGACCAGACCGTTAATTCGTTCCTTCAGGGCGTATTCAACTTCGGTACGGAATTCATTTATTCTAACACGATTGCGCTCCGTCTGGGTTACCTCTATGACCGCATGGGCAAGCGCAACGAAGTGGACTTCGGCGTGGGCGTGATGCTCTCCGACGTTCTCCAGTTCGACTGGGCAACAATCAAGAACGTGGGCAAATCGGACGGCGTACGCGACGGCCAGATGAGATTCGGTTTGCTATTTAAGTTCTAG
- a CDS encoding FKBP-type peptidyl-prolyl cis-trans isomerase yields the protein MSKLKFFIVLLACSVAFAVPFKVETVKDGSGEPIRAGQLIKVHYKGYLAVDSATVNKAATDSTVEAPYFANSYYSEQPLEFTVGVGQVIEGWDKGLVGMKVGEVRKLSVPSVMAYGDNSLEGIPPNSDLMFVVELVHAEKPLEADKFPADIEKLKWRDMGRGLKVYDEKAGNGKQNVAGNVIKVHYTGWLLSGRKFGSSKDLGKPLEAVMGAGKMIKGWETGLEGMREGGVRWLRVSPAMGYGATAFSMIPPNSTLVFRVEMVSSDVDPELAKHMDFFPDTTLLKYENGPEGLRYAVVKQGEGEPACSGHRAIVHYTGWMVNGYKFDSSRDRGQPFAFELGAGNVIRGWELGVQGMLPGEKRILVVPPGLGYGSRGAGPIPGGATLIFAVEYLGED from the coding sequence ATGTCAAAATTAAAGTTTTTTATAGTGTTGCTTGCTTGTAGTGTCGCGTTTGCCGTTCCGTTCAAGGTAGAAACGGTCAAAGATGGCAGTGGAGAGCCCATTCGTGCAGGTCAGTTGATTAAGGTCCATTATAAAGGTTACTTGGCCGTCGATAGCGCTACAGTGAACAAGGCCGCTACCGATTCTACGGTCGAAGCTCCTTATTTTGCAAATTCCTACTATAGCGAACAGCCGTTGGAATTCACCGTTGGCGTGGGCCAAGTGATTGAAGGCTGGGACAAGGGACTTGTCGGCATGAAAGTTGGCGAAGTCCGCAAGCTCTCGGTGCCGTCCGTGATGGCTTATGGCGACAATTCTCTTGAAGGCATCCCGCCTAATAGCGACTTGATGTTCGTTGTTGAACTTGTTCATGCTGAAAAGCCGCTCGAAGCAGACAAATTCCCTGCCGATATCGAAAAGCTCAAGTGGCGTGATATGGGCCGCGGGCTCAAGGTTTACGACGAAAAGGCTGGCAATGGCAAACAGAATGTTGCAGGTAACGTAATAAAGGTTCATTACACGGGTTGGCTCCTCTCTGGCCGCAAGTTCGGTAGCTCCAAGGATCTGGGCAAGCCGCTCGAAGCTGTGATGGGCGCCGGCAAGATGATCAAGGGCTGGGAAACTGGTCTTGAAGGGATGCGCGAAGGCGGTGTCCGCTGGTTGCGCGTGTCTCCGGCAATGGGCTATGGGGCTACGGCATTCTCGATGATTCCGCCGAACTCCACGCTCGTGTTCCGTGTCGAGATGGTCTCTAGCGATGTGGATCCGGAACTTGCAAAGCACATGGACTTCTTCCCGGATACGACTCTCCTCAAGTATGAAAACGGCCCCGAAGGACTCCGCTATGCGGTCGTGAAGCAGGGCGAAGGCGAACCGGCCTGTTCTGGCCACCGCGCGATTGTGCATTACACGGGCTGGATGGTGAACGGCTACAAGTTCGACAGCTCCCGCGACCGCGGACAGCCGTTTGCATTTGAACTTGGCGCGGGTAACGTGATCCGCGGCTGGGAACTCGGCGTGCAGGGCATGCTCCCGGGCGAAAAGAGAATCCTCGTGGTGCCGCCTGGCCTTGGTTACGGCAGCCGCGGTGCAGGTCCGATTCCTGGTGGCGCAACGCTCATCTTCGCTGTGGAATACCTCGGGGAAGACTAG
- a CDS encoding DUF4423 domain-containing protein: MVTFSDIADYRDFLKEFYDRRKVEMPFYSYRMMGDKLGLDSSYLYRVLQKKQHLPAHALPAAKEILALSGREAEYFDLLYSAAVSKDKTKREELMAKALSLRDVERHSLQAAELKLLENWWIPAVRAYLELNGGVVNVKQIAKDICPPITEEQALEAIETLKSVGLVKKLASGKLALTEAHLTVGGPEKAKAVRNFQRQVLSLASDALENVPVNERNISTLTLSVDQSCFEDLGDMLREFRRLVQKRVDGAKNPDRVMQLSMAFYPVARKGGASENTIIVGEGAGDKK, encoded by the coding sequence ATGGTTACTTTTTCTGACATAGCGGATTACCGCGACTTCTTGAAGGAATTCTACGACAGGCGCAAGGTCGAGATGCCCTTCTACAGCTACCGCATGATGGGTGATAAGCTCGGGCTAGACTCCAGCTATCTCTATCGCGTATTGCAAAAGAAGCAGCACTTGCCTGCTCATGCTTTACCTGCGGCAAAGGAAATCCTTGCGCTGAGTGGTCGCGAGGCCGAATACTTCGACCTCCTTTATTCTGCTGCTGTCAGCAAGGATAAGACTAAGCGCGAAGAACTCATGGCGAAGGCACTGTCGCTCCGCGACGTGGAACGCCATTCTTTGCAGGCTGCTGAACTTAAACTCCTCGAAAACTGGTGGATTCCTGCGGTACGCGCCTACCTGGAATTGAACGGTGGCGTTGTAAACGTCAAGCAGATTGCTAAGGATATCTGCCCGCCGATCACTGAGGAACAGGCTCTCGAAGCCATTGAAACTTTGAAGAGCGTCGGTCTCGTGAAAAAGCTTGCGTCGGGCAAGCTCGCGCTTACCGAAGCCCATTTGACAGTAGGGGGCCCCGAAAAGGCCAAGGCTGTGCGCAATTTCCAGCGCCAGGTGCTTAGCCTTGCGAGCGATGCGCTTGAAAACGTCCCCGTCAATGAACGCAATATTTCTACACTGACCCTTTCTGTGGACCAGTCCTGCTTCGAGGATTTGGGCGACATGTTGAGGGAATTCCGCCGTCTGGTTCAAAAAAGAGTAGACGGAGCCAAGAATCCTGATCGTGTTATGCAGCTTTCTATGGCCTTTTATCCGGTTGCCCGTAAAGGAGGGGCTTCGGAAAATACTATAATAGTAGGGGAAGGTGCAGGAGATAAAAAATGA
- a CDS encoding carbohydrate-binding protein, with translation MNMKRLAALGLFAGFGVSALADNPISSYHYLADPSCASDGDTFYILTDVDDYNNQTNWNYDIVGLYAFTSEDMKNWTDHGMIFRSRREFGNYPNNTWASGIAVKNGKVYIVYPDGASGVGMITAPAIDGPYTDPVKETHGVNRIAGGGSLIGSCDGIAHCFDPGILIDDDGKGYVIFGGGESSSRPYGNNFDIISFTESNGKITFDKNSLKKVSLPNSFEAPYLHKKGNTYYLSFNNRSQIIDYGMSNNIWGPYTFVGTVIPGIGSVPDAHGEGGNNHQGFAPFKDKWYAVYHDRRLVTSDNHPAATTQAGVRSENPNYENHRSVSIDELTWNGDKMNKLTFTREGPKQIKNFDPYKTYKATTSSKQMNIRSRTDWTKGQPVKHVLLPLTSRSESWIRVTGVDFGKGAENLRIKAANVGDGNKIEIHTGSATGTLAGTCELAKTANNMTFVDNDCEMKGLTGVVDQVFFVFKNNGRDSTMGVLEWEFQGTKREPEPQQPFGGKAWAIPGKIEMENFDEPGYGAGNDSYADNDSDDHGAESNGGKSYREGTGVDIYKKATGYVVGYNQTDEWLEYTVDVAAEGDYTMFAAVASANATSGFKLSIDGDDITESIAVPKNDGEENYDDYSKVKANVKLPAGKHILRFTVTGDWMDIDYIQFAAGKDAKDPDDETVALHKGFRLETTSLKSFDVFDLTGKKVASFTARNMSEAKNMLREGSQAKVQGVCIIRNRANGMMAKVRMTR, from the coding sequence ATGAACATGAAACGTTTGGCTGCACTGGGCTTATTTGCTGGCTTTGGTGTAAGTGCGCTTGCTGACAACCCTATTTCTAGCTATCACTATCTGGCGGACCCTTCTTGCGCCTCTGACGGTGATACCTTCTACATCTTGACCGATGTGGATGACTATAACAACCAGACGAACTGGAACTACGATATTGTCGGCCTTTACGCCTTCACGTCTGAAGACATGAAGAACTGGACTGATCACGGCATGATTTTCCGCTCCAGGCGTGAATTCGGGAACTATCCGAACAACACCTGGGCTTCGGGCATTGCCGTCAAGAACGGCAAGGTTTACATTGTTTACCCCGATGGTGCAAGCGGCGTGGGCATGATTACCGCCCCGGCTATCGATGGTCCTTATACCGACCCGGTTAAGGAAACTCATGGTGTCAATAGAATTGCAGGTGGCGGTAGCTTGATTGGTAGTTGCGACGGCATTGCTCACTGCTTTGACCCGGGCATCTTGATTGATGACGATGGTAAGGGTTACGTGATTTTTGGTGGTGGCGAAAGCTCTAGCCGCCCCTATGGCAACAACTTTGACATTATCAGCTTTACCGAAAGCAATGGCAAGATTACTTTCGACAAGAATTCCCTGAAGAAGGTCTCTTTGCCGAACTCCTTCGAAGCTCCTTACTTGCACAAGAAGGGTAACACTTATTACTTGAGCTTCAACAACCGTAGCCAGATTATTGACTATGGTATGTCCAACAATATTTGGGGTCCGTATACCTTTGTGGGTACGGTCATTCCGGGAATTGGCTCTGTGCCTGATGCTCATGGCGAAGGTGGTAACAACCACCAGGGCTTTGCTCCGTTCAAGGACAAGTGGTATGCTGTTTATCACGATCGTCGCTTGGTGACCTCTGATAACCACCCGGCTGCAACGACTCAGGCGGGCGTGCGTTCCGAAAATCCGAACTACGAAAACCACAGAAGTGTGTCCATCGACGAACTCACCTGGAATGGCGACAAGATGAACAAGCTCACCTTCACCCGCGAAGGACCGAAGCAAATCAAGAACTTTGACCCGTACAAGACCTACAAGGCAACGACGAGCTCCAAGCAGATGAACATCCGTAGCCGTACCGACTGGACCAAGGGCCAGCCGGTCAAGCACGTGCTCTTGCCGCTTACGAGCCGTAGCGAATCCTGGATCCGCGTGACTGGTGTGGACTTCGGTAAAGGTGCTGAAAACCTCCGCATCAAGGCCGCAAACGTGGGCGATGGCAACAAGATTGAAATCCATACGGGTAGCGCAACGGGTACCCTTGCCGGTACTTGCGAACTTGCAAAGACCGCCAATAACATGACCTTCGTGGATAACGATTGCGAAATGAAGGGCCTTACGGGCGTTGTCGACCAGGTGTTCTTCGTGTTCAAGAATAATGGCAGGGATTCTACCATGGGCGTTCTCGAATGGGAATTCCAGGGCACGAAGCGCGAACCGGAGCCGCAGCAGCCGTTTGGCGGCAAGGCTTGGGCAATCCCGGGCAAGATTGAAATGGAAAACTTCGATGAACCGGGTTATGGCGCAGGTAACGATTCTTACGCTGATAACGATTCTGATGACCACGGTGCCGAAAGCAATGGTGGCAAGAGTTACCGCGAAGGCACTGGCGTAGATATCTACAAGAAGGCTACGGGCTATGTCGTCGGTTACAACCAAACGGATGAATGGCTGGAATACACTGTGGATGTGGCTGCTGAAGGCGACTACACGATGTTTGCGGCGGTAGCTTCTGCTAATGCGACTTCGGGCTTTAAGCTTTCCATCGATGGCGACGACATTACGGAATCGATTGCCGTCCCGAAGAATGATGGCGAAGAAAACTATGACGACTACAGCAAGGTGAAGGCGAATGTGAAGCTCCCGGCTGGCAAGCATATCCTCCGCTTTACCGTTACGGGCGACTGGATGGACATCGACTACATTCAGTTTGCAGCGGGCAAGGATGCAAAAGATCCGGACGACGAGACGGTTGCACTCCATAAGGGATTCCGCTTGGAAACGACCTCTCTCAAGAGTTTCGACGTGTTCGATTTGACGGGCAAGAAGGTGGCTAGCTTCACGGCTCGCAACATGAGCGAAGCGAAGAACATGCTGCGTGAAGGCTCCCAGGCTAAGGTGCAGGGCGTGTGCATCATCCGCAACCGTGCAAACGGCATGATGGCTAAGGTCCGCATGACGCGCTAG
- a CDS encoding carbohydrate-binding protein, with protein sequence MKLLKKATMFGLLAGFGVSALADNPISTYHYLADPGAAADDDYFYIITDSDDPAPYNSNGYKIYALYAFRSRDMQNWTDYGIIYDARKVSGINDIWASGIAVHNGTFYIVFPDGGGGGIGYIKAPAIEGPWTNAVGQGKDKLVGGRGIIGCDGVSWCFDPGIFIDDDGTTYVTWGGGESTSRPNTDNFDIVKLNDAKNAPVGNGSHVKVNNLPTRKMLEASYIHKHKGTYYFSYSTGWQQGAPTIDYGTSNNVMGPYTWKGTILGDPSMNGRSINGNNNHHGIAEFKGHSYVVYHDRRIAKGHNGLEIIPADDGQPKPNEGYHRSVSVDEMFYNADGTIQTVKVTDEGPAQIENFDPYDWYPALTSSKQKGIRSRSNFVQGKAAEHVLLPLSSKESWLRVSGVDFGTAATGFTVEAASAADNNKIEIRTGSATGTLAGTCTLKNTGNKNTYAENKCEVEGLKGIVKQLFLVFKGDRDSTMAIKAWGFEGSGTTPPEPQKPFSGKAWEIPGKIEMEDFDIPGSGRGSEIKSYSENDSEDHGIENGGKSYREDTGVDIYKKATGYVVGYNQSGEWLEYTVNVKEEGDYTMFASVATDNSTASFTLSIDDKSIAEVPVAGDSWDDFIKVKANVTLPAGEHILRFAITGDWFDIDYMTFAKGKNATDPDDKTIGIKGFRVLGADAVANFDVFDLTGKKVSSFTARNIHEAKKLWRENPQSRNVQGVCIIRNRHNGAVARVRTTR encoded by the coding sequence ATGAAACTACTTAAGAAAGCAACGATGTTTGGACTCTTGGCGGGCTTTGGAGTAAGCGCTCTCGCTGACAACCCGATTTCTACTTACCACTACTTGGCTGACCCGGGTGCAGCCGCCGATGATGATTACTTCTATATCATCACGGACTCCGATGATCCGGCTCCGTACAATTCTAACGGTTACAAGATTTACGCCCTTTATGCATTCCGCAGTAGGGATATGCAGAACTGGACCGACTACGGCATTATTTACGATGCCCGCAAGGTAAGTGGCATTAACGACATCTGGGCTTCTGGTATTGCCGTCCACAACGGTACATTCTACATCGTGTTCCCGGATGGCGGTGGTGGCGGCATTGGCTACATCAAGGCGCCTGCAATTGAAGGCCCGTGGACAAACGCTGTGGGCCAGGGCAAGGATAAGCTTGTCGGTGGTCGCGGTATCATCGGTTGCGATGGCGTTTCCTGGTGCTTTGACCCGGGTATCTTTATCGATGACGACGGAACCACCTACGTGACATGGGGCGGCGGCGAAAGCACTAGCCGTCCGAATACCGACAACTTTGATATCGTCAAGCTGAACGATGCGAAAAATGCTCCGGTGGGTAACGGTTCTCACGTGAAGGTGAACAACTTGCCGACCCGCAAAATGCTCGAAGCTTCTTACATCCACAAGCACAAGGGTACTTACTACTTCTCTTACAGTACTGGCTGGCAGCAGGGCGCTCCGACGATTGACTATGGCACATCTAACAACGTAATGGGTCCTTACACCTGGAAGGGTACGATTCTCGGTGATCCGAGCATGAACGGTCGTAGCATCAACGGCAACAATAACCACCATGGTATTGCCGAATTCAAGGGCCACTCTTATGTTGTCTATCATGACCGCCGTATTGCCAAGGGCCATAACGGCCTGGAAATTATTCCGGCCGATGACGGTCAGCCGAAACCGAACGAAGGCTATCACCGTAGCGTTTCCGTAGACGAAATGTTCTACAATGCTGACGGCACCATTCAGACGGTGAAGGTGACGGATGAAGGTCCGGCACAGATTGAAAACTTTGACCCGTACGATTGGTATCCGGCACTCACGAGCTCCAAGCAGAAGGGCATCCGCAGCCGCTCTAACTTTGTGCAGGGCAAGGCTGCCGAACACGTGTTGCTCCCGCTTTCCTCTAAGGAATCCTGGCTCCGCGTTTCGGGTGTTGATTTTGGTACGGCTGCAACGGGCTTCACAGTCGAAGCTGCAAGCGCTGCCGATAACAACAAGATTGAAATCCGCACTGGTTCTGCAACGGGTACGCTCGCTGGTACTTGCACGCTTAAGAATACTGGCAACAAGAATACCTATGCCGAAAACAAGTGCGAAGTTGAAGGCCTCAAGGGCATTGTAAAGCAGTTGTTCCTCGTGTTCAAGGGCGACAGGGACTCTACCATGGCTATCAAGGCCTGGGGCTTTGAAGGCAGCGGCACGACTCCGCCGGAACCGCAGAAGCCGTTTAGTGGCAAGGCTTGGGAAATTCCGGGCAAGATTGAAATGGAAGACTTCGACATTCCGGGGTCTGGCCGCGGTAGCGAAATCAAGTCCTACAGTGAAAACGATTCCGAAGACCATGGCATCGAAAATGGTGGCAAGAGCTACCGCGAAGACACTGGCGTCGATATCTACAAGAAGGCTACAGGCTATGTCGTGGGCTACAACCAGTCCGGCGAATGGCTCGAATACACCGTGAACGTCAAGGAAGAAGGCGACTACACGATGTTTGCATCTGTGGCTACGGACAATTCCACGGCTAGCTTTACGCTTTCCATTGACGACAAGTCCATTGCAGAAGTTCCGGTTGCTGGCGATAGCTGGGATGACTTTATCAAGGTCAAGGCGAACGTGACGCTCCCGGCCGGTGAACATATCCTCCGTTTTGCCATTACGGGTGACTGGTTCGATATCGACTATATGACGTTTGCTAAAGGCAAGAATGCTACGGATCCGGACGACAAAACGATTGGTATCAAGGGCTTCAGGGTGCTTGGTGCAGATGCAGTCGCAAACTTCGACGTGTTCGATTTGACCGGCAAGAAGGTTTCTAGCTTCACGGCCCGCAATATCCACGAAGCGAAGAAACTGTGGCGCGAAAATCCGCAGTCCAGGAATGTGCAGGGCGTTTGCATCATCCGTAACCGTCACAACGGCGCGGTGGCAAGAGTTCGCACCACTCGCTAA
- a CDS encoding carbohydrate-binding protein, which yields MRLLKRLTMAGLLAGFGVGALADNPISSYHYLADPGAAADDTYFYVITDSDDPAASNANGYNIKALYGFRTKDMKNWTDFGIIYDARKVDGIGDIWASGIAVNPNDHRLYIVFPDGGGGGIGLIGADSIAGPWTNPVSGNKKLINNWGGGLADCDGIGWCFDPAIFFDDDGTGYFTFGGGSSDSRPANNNNNDIFNIYKLNKDMKGFDVSTKTHLKIGGPKAMEASYIHKYKGNYYLSYSTADLRIAYGMSKNPMGPYEYKGIFMGNPNIGGQNINANNNNHHGIAEFKGHWYVAYHDRRIANGYDGLEKIPADDGRPNPVPAFHRSVSVDEFFYNGDGTMKELTFTKEGPKQIENFDPYDWYPALTSSKQKGIRSRSNWTPGKVAEHLLLPLSTKESWIRVSGVDFGTAATGFVVQAASAADGNKIEIHSGSATGTLAGTCTLKNTGNKNTFAENSCEVTGLKGIVDEIFLVFKGSQDSTMAIKAWGFEGSGTTPPEPQKPYGEKAVTLPAKIEAEHYDIPGVGRGGDVDSYSDNEKANQGDAKFREDQGVDIVEGGTGMAIGYTASGEWLEYTVEVPEDGDYAIKASASTGMESASFCFLADGKAIGDTITVPQTGEDWSVYKEFDGGKAKLTKGTHVIRLVITGDNVNVDWFSLGDVEKMGIRNAVRFQTSGSREFRVYSVSGKLLGTVDLTGKKAGEALQSAGFNKGVYMLKSVDGHKTFMTSVAR from the coding sequence ATGAGATTACTGAAACGTTTAACGATGGCGGGCTTGCTGGCGGGCTTTGGTGTGGGCGCGCTTGCAGACAACCCGATTTCGAGTTACCACTATTTGGCGGACCCGGGTGCCGCTGCCGATGATACTTATTTCTATGTCATAACCGACTCGGATGACCCTGCTGCATCGAATGCCAATGGCTATAATATCAAGGCCCTTTACGGTTTCCGCACGAAGGATATGAAGAACTGGACCGACTTCGGTATCATTTACGATGCCCGCAAGGTCGATGGCATTGGCGATATCTGGGCGTCTGGCATTGCGGTGAACCCGAATGACCACAGACTTTACATTGTGTTCCCGGATGGCGGTGGTGGCGGTATCGGCCTTATCGGTGCCGATAGCATTGCAGGCCCGTGGACAAACCCGGTCTCTGGCAACAAGAAGCTCATCAACAACTGGGGTGGCGGTCTTGCGGACTGCGACGGCATTGGCTGGTGTTTTGACCCGGCAATCTTCTTCGATGACGACGGTACAGGCTACTTCACCTTTGGTGGCGGTAGCAGCGATAGCCGCCCGGCAAATAACAACAATAACGACATTTTCAACATCTACAAGCTCAACAAGGACATGAAGGGCTTCGATGTGAGCACCAAGACTCACCTGAAGATTGGTGGTCCGAAGGCGATGGAAGCCTCTTATATTCACAAGTACAAAGGCAATTACTACCTGAGTTACAGCACGGCTGACTTGCGTATTGCCTACGGTATGTCCAAGAACCCCATGGGTCCTTATGAATACAAGGGCATTTTCATGGGTAACCCGAACATTGGCGGCCAGAACATCAACGCAAATAACAACAACCACCATGGTATAGCCGAATTCAAGGGCCACTGGTATGTCGCTTATCATGACCGCCGCATTGCCAACGGTTATGACGGCCTCGAAAAGATCCCGGCCGATGATGGTCGCCCGAATCCGGTGCCGGCATTCCACCGCAGCGTGAGTGTTGACGAGTTTTTCTACAACGGTGACGGTACCATGAAGGAACTGACCTTCACGAAGGAAGGCCCGAAGCAGATTGAAAACTTCGATCCGTATGACTGGTATCCGGCACTCACGAGTTCCAAGCAGAAAGGCATCCGCAGCCGTTCGAACTGGACTCCGGGCAAGGTCGCAGAACACCTCTTGCTCCCGCTTTCCACGAAGGAATCCTGGATTCGCGTGAGTGGCGTGGACTTTGGTACGGCGGCAACGGGCTTTGTGGTTCAGGCGGCAAGCGCTGCTGATGGCAACAAGATTGAAATTCATTCGGGCTCTGCTACAGGTACGCTCGCTGGCACTTGTACGCTCAAGAATACCGGCAACAAGAACACTTTTGCAGAAAATTCCTGCGAAGTGACCGGCCTCAAGGGCATCGTAGATGAAATTTTCCTCGTGTTCAAGGGCTCTCAGGACTCCACGATGGCAATTAAGGCATGGGGCTTTGAAGGTAGCGGCACAACTCCTCCGGAACCGCAGAAACCGTATGGCGAAAAGGCTGTGACGCTCCCGGCAAAGATTGAAGCTGAACATTATGACATCCCGGGCGTTGGCCGCGGTGGCGATGTGGATTCTTACAGCGATAACGAAAAGGCAAACCAGGGCGATGCCAAGTTCCGCGAAGACCAGGGCGTTGACATTGTCGAAGGCGGTACGGGCATGGCGATTGGCTATACCGCTTCTGGCGAATGGCTCGAATATACGGTCGAAGTCCCGGAAGACGGTGATTATGCGATTAAGGCCTCGGCTTCTACTGGCATGGAAAGCGCAAGCTTCTGCTTCTTGGCCGATGGCAAGGCAATTGGCGATACCATTACTGTTCCGCAGACCGGCGAGGACTGGAGCGTCTATAAGGAATTTGACGGAGGCAAGGCGAAACTTACCAAGGGCACGCACGTGATTCGTCTCGTGATTACGGGCGACAACGTAAATGTCGATTGGTTCTCCCTTGGCGATGTGGAAAAGATGGGAATCAGGAACGCTGTGAGGTTCCAGACGAGCGGTTCCCGCGAATTCCGCGTGTATAGCGTGAGCGGCAAGCTGCTTGGCACTGTGGACCTCACCGGAAAGAAGGCTGGCGAAGCTCTCCAGAGTGCAGGTTTCAACAAGGGCGTTTACATGCTCAAGAGCGTTGACGGTCACAAGACCTTCATGACCTCTGTCGCAAGATAA